The following are encoded together in the Erwinia sp. E602 genome:
- the mlaF gene encoding phospholipid ABC transporter ATP-binding protein MlaF, with protein sequence MGQTATNLVEVRGVSFTRGSRPIFDNISLTVPKGKVTAIMGPSGIGKTTLLRLIGGQIAPDNGEIWFNGDNIPTLSRSRLYAARKKMSMLFQSGALFTDLNVFDNVAWPLREHTSLPPALLHSTVMMKLEAVGLRGAAKLMPSELSGGMARRAALARAIALEPELIMFDEPFVGQDPITMGVLVKLIDELNHSLGVTCIVVSHDVPEVLSIADYAYIIADQQVIAHGAAAELQANQDARVRQFIDGNADGPVPFRFPAGDYLHDLVGSGS encoded by the coding sequence ATGGGCCAGACGGCGACAAATCTGGTGGAGGTGCGGGGCGTCAGTTTTACCCGCGGCAGCCGGCCGATTTTCGATAACATCTCGCTTACGGTGCCGAAAGGCAAAGTCACCGCGATCATGGGCCCCTCCGGGATTGGTAAAACCACGCTGCTGCGCCTGATCGGCGGCCAGATTGCACCGGACAACGGTGAAATCTGGTTCAACGGCGATAATATTCCCACGCTATCCCGTTCCCGTCTGTACGCCGCCCGCAAAAAGATGAGCATGCTGTTTCAGTCCGGTGCGCTGTTCACCGACCTGAACGTGTTCGACAACGTGGCGTGGCCGCTGCGTGAGCACACTTCGCTGCCGCCGGCTCTGCTGCACAGCACGGTGATGATGAAGCTGGAAGCGGTGGGGCTGCGCGGTGCGGCAAAGCTGATGCCATCTGAGCTCTCCGGCGGCATGGCCCGGCGGGCCGCGCTGGCGCGCGCGATTGCGCTGGAGCCGGAGCTGATCATGTTTGATGAGCCTTTCGTCGGCCAGGACCCGATCACCATGGGGGTGCTGGTGAAGCTGATCGATGAACTCAATCACTCGCTGGGCGTCACCTGTATCGTGGTTTCACACGACGTGCCTGAGGTGCTGAGTATTGCGGACTATGCGTATATCATTGCTGACCAGCAGGTGATCGCCCACGGGGCGGCGGCCGAGCTGCAGGCGAATCAGGATGCGCGGGTACGGCAGTTTATCGACGGTAACGCTGACGGCCCGGTGCCGTTCCGCTTCCCCGCCGGGGATTACCTTCACGATTTAGTCGGCTCAGGGAGTTAA
- the mlaD gene encoding outer membrane lipid asymmetry maintenance protein MlaD: protein MQTKKSEIWVGAFLLLALVAAIFLCLRVADLRSLGNEPTWKLYATFDNIGGLKNGSPVRIGGVAVGRVSDITLDPKTYSPRVTMDINEKYNNIPDTSSLAVRTSGLLGEQYLALNVGFDDPEMGTSILKDGSTLQDTKSAMVLEDLIGQFLYKSGNGEDKKTTSSDEPGAAAPAAPAAATTPEEGK, encoded by the coding sequence ATGCAAACGAAAAAAAGCGAAATTTGGGTAGGCGCCTTCTTACTGCTGGCGCTGGTGGCGGCGATCTTCCTCTGTCTGCGGGTGGCCGATCTGCGATCGCTCGGCAACGAGCCGACCTGGAAGCTCTACGCGACCTTCGACAACATCGGCGGCCTGAAAAACGGATCGCCGGTGCGCATCGGCGGGGTGGCGGTCGGCCGGGTGAGCGATATCACTCTCGATCCAAAAACCTATTCGCCGCGGGTCACGATGGATATTAATGAAAAATATAATAATATTCCGGATACCAGCTCGCTTGCGGTGCGCACCTCTGGCCTGCTGGGCGAGCAGTACCTGGCGCTGAACGTCGGTTTTGACGATCCGGAAATGGGGACGTCTATACTCAAAGACGGCAGTACCCTGCAGGACACCAAGTCTGCAATGGTACTGGAAGACCTGATTGGCCAGTTCCTCTACAAGAGCGGCAACGGCGAAGACAAGAAGACAACGTCGTCAGATGAGCCAGGTGCGGCAGCACCGGCTGCTCCGGCGGCGGCAACTACACCAGAAGAGGGCAAGTGA
- the mlaE gene encoding lipid asymmetry maintenance ABC transporter permease subunit MlaE, which produces MLLRALASLGRRGIATCSSFGRAGLMLFHALVGIPRFRRHAPLLIKQLYSVGVLSLLIIVVSGLFIGMVLGLQGYLILKTYSAETSLGMMVALSLLRELGPVVTALLFAGRAGSALTAEIGLMKATEQLSSMEMMAVDPLRRIISPRFWAGFISMPLLSLIFVAVGILGGALVGVSWKGIDAGFFWSAMQSAVDLRQDILNCVIKSAVFAITVTWIALFNGYDAIPTSEGISRATTRTVVHASLAVLGLDFVLTALMFGN; this is translated from the coding sequence ATGTTGTTACGAGCGCTGGCGTCACTGGGGCGACGGGGGATTGCAACCTGTTCCTCCTTCGGGCGCGCCGGATTGATGTTGTTTCATGCCCTGGTGGGTATTCCTCGTTTTCGCCGACATGCTCCGCTGCTGATCAAACAGCTGTACAGCGTCGGTGTTCTGTCGCTGTTGATCATCGTGGTGTCCGGGCTGTTTATCGGCATGGTGCTGGGGCTGCAGGGCTACCTGATCCTGAAAACCTACAGTGCAGAGACCAGCCTTGGCATGATGGTGGCGCTGTCGCTGCTGCGCGAGCTGGGGCCGGTGGTCACCGCACTGCTGTTTGCCGGCCGGGCAGGCTCGGCGCTGACCGCTGAGATCGGCCTGATGAAGGCCACTGAACAGCTTTCCAGTATGGAAATGATGGCGGTTGACCCGCTGCGGCGCATTATCTCACCGCGCTTCTGGGCCGGGTTTATCAGTATGCCGCTGCTGTCGCTGATCTTCGTGGCGGTGGGCATTCTCGGCGGCGCGCTGGTGGGGGTGAGCTGGAAAGGTATCGATGCGGGCTTCTTCTGGTCGGCGATGCAGAGCGCGGTCGATCTGCGGCAGGATATTCTCAACTGCGTAATTAAAAGTGCCGTGTTTGCCATTACCGTCACCTGGATTGCGCTGTTCAACGGTTATGACGCCATTCCGACCTCCGAAGGGATTAGTCGGGCGACCACGCGTACCGTGGTACATGCCTCGCTGGCAGTGCTCGGTCTGGATTTTGTGCTTACGGCACTGATGTTTGGGAACTGA